From Apium graveolens cultivar Ventura chromosome 9, ASM990537v1, whole genome shotgun sequence, the proteins below share one genomic window:
- the LOC141682970 gene encoding uncharacterized protein LOC141682970 has protein sequence MGESKLILNEAEPVVGKDVECVMCTEPINKLIDAFYRCNTSLINGSPSTNCAGFFMHKTCSELPLTFTHPMYPEQPLSLRERPSKKQLFCSCRVCEGLFQGFMYAFDNYDICHVCLKCVKFELRPLEYRFRWHPGHNHPLTLVESPALFQCHACNTTATDLSYICTTCCFYIHKSCADAPVTYQSKFHNQHPLILNYSLPREHRAFVWFCGVCGKYINRSHWVYYCANCRFFAHVKCASSTEMSRASDNDEADSGESNLMHLPAHDETSLNKMMQQCIMTKATDALLHKSAEPSPYINHWGHEHQLALRNKSAKPSTLDLNRTSEDTELLICDGCTKPIFLADDVFYECNSCNFFLHRSCAQFPRSIEHPLKGNLVGNKFNEYNIFKCRGCYIISDGIVMWNETACFDIGCASLPKKIKHEAHRHTLNQFECPDDNYCRACICETVGEKEAIMYGCEKCGFYIHTLCALRPRLVKHRWDPHPLYLILFPQNVADHPHEYDCEYCSRQIDPSGWFYHCSTCDLSFDINCLDPFVWVSNMKFGATNIHGDSKSHQHGLTLVPNKKKRRCQICGRDAFGLPVLECSPCNYIVHAYCVGKCYTSQNRYFGS, from the exons ATGGGAGAATCGAAGCTGATACTAAATGAAGCCGAGCCTGTTGTTGGTAAGGATGTAGAATGTGTTATGTGCACAGAGCCAATAAACAAACTCATAGATGCATTTTATAGGTGCAACACTTCCCTTATCAATGGTAGTCCATCGACTAATTGTGCTGGTTTCTTTATGCATAAAACTTGTTCTGAGTTGCCCTTAACATTTACACACCCTATGTACCCCGAACAACCTCTAAGCCTCCGTGAGCGTCCATCTAAAAAACAACTGTTTTGCTCATGTAGAGTTTGTGAGGGTCTTTTCCAGGGCTTTATGTATGCTTTTGACAATTATGATATTTGCCATGTGTGTCTGAAATGCGTAAAATTTGAACTTAGACCTCTAGAATACCGTTTCCGTTGGCATCCAGGTCACAATCACCCATTAACCTTAGTCGAAAGCCCAGCTTTGTTCCAATGTCATGCTTGTAACACTACAGCTACTGACTTGTCCTACATTTGTACCACATGTTGTTTTTATATACACAAGAGTTGTGCCGATGCACCTGTCACCTACCAAAGTAAATTTCACAACCAACACCCTCTCATATTAAACTACTCTCTTCCCCGAGAACATCGTGCATTTGTGTGGTTCTGTGGCGTATGTGGTAAATATATAAATCGCAGCCACTGGGTGTATTATTGTGCAAATTGCAGATTTTTTGCTCATGTGAAATGTGCTTCATCAACAGAGATGTCGAG AGCAAGTGACAACGATGAAGCAGACAGCGGAGAGTCCAATTTGATGCACTTGCCAGCGCATGATGAAACATCACTGAATAAAATGATGCAGCAGTGTATCATGACCAAGGCAACAGATGCTCTCCTGCATAAATCTGCGGAGCCTTCACCTTATATCAACCATTGGGGCCATGAACACCAGCTGGCGCTCAGAAACAAGAGCGCAAAACCTTCAACCCTTGACTTGAATCGGACATCAGAAGATACGGAATTGCTAATTTGCGATGGGTGCACTAAACCAATCTTCCTGGCTGATGATGTATTCTATGAATGCAATTCTTGCAATTTTTTTCTCCACAGGTCATGCGCCCAATTTCCGAGAAGTATTGAGCATCCCCTGAAAGGCAACCTGGTTGGAAATAAATTCAACGAATACAATATTTTCAAATGCCGAGGTTGCTACATTATTAGTGATGGGATTGTCATGTGGAATGAAACAGCCTGTTTTGACATAGGGTGTGCTTCATTACCCAAAAAAATTAAACACGAAGCTCATCGTCACACTCTTAACCAATTTGAGTGTCCAGACGATAATTATTGCAGAGCGTGTATATGTGAAACTGTAGGAGAGAAAGAAGCTATCATGTATGGATGTGAAAAATGCGGATTCTACATACACACACTGTGTGCGTTAAGGCCACGCCTGGTGAAACACAGATGGGATCCGCATCCCCTCTACTTGATTCTATTTCCCCAGAATGTAGCTGATCATCCTCACGAGTACGATTGTGAATATTGCAGCCGACAGATTGACCCAAGCGGTTGGTTTTATCACTGCAGTACTTGTGATCTATCATTTGATATTAACTGTCTTGATCCATTTGTTTGGGTCTCCAATATGAAGTTCGGTGCTACCAACATTCATGGCGACTCAAAGTCTCACCAACACGGCCTCACATTGGTTCCGAATAAAAAGAAGCGAAGGTGTCAAATATGTGGGAGGGATGCATTTGGTTTGCCAGTTCTTGAATGTTCACCATGCAATTATATAGTGCATGCTTATTGTGTCGGGAAATGCTACACTTCCCAAAACCGTTACTTCGGTAGTTGA